Proteins from one Pirellulaceae bacterium genomic window:
- a CDS encoding DUF1553 domain-containing protein, protein MKNKRIDWIGHRNHISFVAFVIACVGVMRTPVVTMLCADETEPKRIPTEQLQFFENDVRPLLVEKCVGCHGSEEQEGGLRLDSLMGFLRGGDSGAAFVPSNPVESRFIKAIHYEDDILQMPPDGRLADEQIQTLIRWAKMGAPWPDDQALRPAAETKFEITAKDRKFWSFQSIRRADLPPRQLDSIIPTRNAIDRFVQARLKEAGLNSAPSAQRRVLVRRLYFDLIGLPPTLAQVSEFVDDRAPDAYERLVDRLLASPKYGERWGRHWLDVVRFAQSNGYERDDGKPFAWRYRDYVVEALNYDKPFDQFVREQLAGDELDVVTDDSITATGFMRLGVWDDEPDDSVQAEYDALDDMVVTTGAAFLGLTLGCCRCHDHKFDPLSQEDYYATLAFMRNVKFYVKHDSKEAESTIFAPLPSGKGKALAVREAGPEVAKTNVLIRGNPKTPAQEVLPRFIEVLSDGKSVGDRIQPTSANTAGRRRVLADWMIDKQNPLTARVIVNRLWQHHFGTGIVGTPNDFGQTGIRPTHPELLDWLACELMDGDWNLKSIHRLILMSYTYQQSSGAENESAVLIDPKNKLLWRQNLRRLEAEAIRDAILATSGQLNLEMKGPSVFPNLPADVIASQSMPGRGWGRSTTAERSRRSLYVFSKRGLQVPILESFDFASSEQPIGRRDTTTVAPQALTLLNSDFMDEQANRFADQLVAHSASQDPVRLVRDAYAFAFARLPTDEESSVAVDYFRSQYARCKAAAATPTLLPKLPSALHRSFMQLNKAEHYLAGPRQGWRYFVGDWPARGDGIHWVRSERGPFALWGKQQFSDGEIQLQILLHPHAEVASVIFRAQPRGELFDGYELLFLPERQQVRLQRIDETETTLAFADLPIRSGEWIPIRIQLAGAKLQVWIDNSDEPQMTAVDPRPIDHAGYVGLRTWVAGLSFRDLLLTTEGKTAAVETAADGNAHRRALVALCNLILNLNEFIYVD, encoded by the coding sequence GTGAAAAATAAAAGAATTGATTGGATCGGCCACCGTAATCACATTTCTTTTGTGGCGTTTGTCATCGCATGCGTCGGGGTAATGCGGACGCCGGTCGTGACAATGTTGTGCGCTGACGAAACCGAACCAAAACGAATTCCGACCGAACAATTACAGTTTTTCGAAAACGATGTTCGACCATTGCTCGTCGAAAAATGTGTGGGTTGTCACGGATCCGAGGAGCAAGAAGGTGGCTTGAGGCTTGATTCGTTGATGGGGTTCTTGCGCGGCGGTGACTCGGGCGCTGCCTTCGTACCGAGTAATCCTGTTGAGAGTCGCTTCATCAAAGCCATTCATTATGAAGATGACATCTTGCAAATGCCTCCTGACGGTAGGCTGGCGGATGAACAAATCCAAACTCTCATCCGCTGGGCGAAGATGGGCGCGCCTTGGCCAGACGATCAGGCGCTGCGGCCTGCCGCAGAAACGAAGTTCGAAATCACGGCGAAGGATCGAAAGTTTTGGTCGTTCCAGTCGATTCGACGCGCGGATTTGCCACCCCGTCAACTCGACTCGATCATCCCCACACGAAACGCAATCGACCGCTTCGTGCAAGCTCGGTTGAAGGAAGCCGGACTCAACTCCGCGCCATCTGCTCAACGCCGTGTGCTTGTCAGGCGGCTCTATTTCGATTTGATCGGATTGCCACCGACCCTGGCGCAAGTTTCTGAGTTTGTTGATGATCGAGCGCCCGATGCTTATGAACGCTTAGTAGATCGATTACTTGCATCGCCAAAATACGGAGAACGGTGGGGGCGGCACTGGCTTGATGTCGTCCGCTTTGCTCAATCAAACGGTTACGAACGTGATGATGGCAAGCCTTTTGCCTGGCGGTATCGTGATTACGTAGTCGAGGCGTTGAACTACGACAAGCCATTTGATCAATTCGTGCGAGAGCAATTAGCGGGTGATGAACTGGATGTTGTCACTGATGACTCGATCACTGCCACCGGATTCATGCGACTGGGAGTTTGGGACGATGAGCCAGATGATTCAGTTCAAGCTGAATACGACGCACTCGACGATATGGTCGTTACCACAGGCGCCGCTTTTCTCGGTTTAACGCTGGGTTGCTGTCGTTGCCACGATCATAAGTTTGACCCGCTCTCACAAGAAGATTATTACGCGACGCTTGCTTTCATGCGAAATGTCAAATTCTACGTGAAACATGACAGCAAGGAAGCGGAGTCGACTATCTTTGCACCGTTGCCTTCCGGAAAGGGGAAGGCTCTGGCTGTTCGTGAAGCAGGGCCCGAGGTGGCGAAAACCAATGTGCTAATCCGAGGCAATCCCAAGACACCCGCTCAGGAAGTATTGCCGCGCTTTATCGAAGTTCTCTCCGATGGGAAATCGGTTGGGGATCGCATCCAGCCGACGTCAGCCAACACGGCTGGTCGACGGCGCGTCTTGGCCGATTGGATGATAGATAAGCAAAACCCGTTGACTGCTCGTGTTATCGTAAATCGTCTCTGGCAACATCATTTTGGCACAGGGATTGTGGGCACTCCCAATGACTTTGGTCAGACCGGAATTAGACCGACGCACCCTGAGTTACTTGATTGGCTTGCCTGCGAATTGATGGATGGTGACTGGAACCTGAAATCCATTCATCGGTTGATCCTGATGAGTTATACTTATCAACAATCTTCCGGAGCGGAGAATGAATCCGCCGTATTGATCGACCCGAAAAATAAATTGCTCTGGCGTCAGAATCTTCGTCGGTTAGAGGCCGAAGCAATTCGAGATGCAATTCTTGCGACGAGTGGTCAATTGAATTTGGAAATGAAAGGTCCGAGCGTCTTTCCAAATCTTCCAGCGGATGTGATTGCCAGCCAATCGATGCCGGGTCGTGGTTGGGGACGGTCGACCACGGCAGAACGTAGTCGACGAAGCTTGTACGTATTCTCCAAACGCGGATTGCAAGTTCCGATTTTGGAGTCATTCGATTTTGCCAGTAGCGAACAACCGATTGGTCGCCGCGATACGACAACCGTGGCGCCACAAGCTTTGACCTTATTGAATAGCGATTTCATGGATGAACAGGCCAATCGCTTTGCCGATCAGTTGGTGGCCCATTCTGCCAGTCAGGATCCGGTCCGGCTTGTTCGGGATGCTTATGCGTTTGCCTTCGCAAGGCTGCCGACGGATGAAGAATCATCGGTGGCTGTCGATTATTTTCGTTCGCAATACGCCCGTTGCAAAGCTGCGGCAGCGACGCCAACGCTGCTGCCGAAATTACCCTCCGCCTTGCATCGCAGTTTTATGCAGTTGAACAAAGCAGAACATTACCTGGCGGGACCTCGTCAAGGATGGCGATATTTTGTCGGCGATTGGCCGGCCCGCGGCGACGGGATTCATTGGGTGCGGTCAGAACGAGGACCATTCGCTCTTTGGGGAAAACAGCAATTCTCCGATGGTGAAATTCAGTTGCAAATCCTATTGCATCCTCATGCCGAGGTTGCCAGTGTCATTTTTCGGGCTCAACCTCGCGGTGAACTGTTCGATGGTTATGAACTGCTGTTCTTGCCTGAACGACAACAGGTGCGTTTGCAGCGAATTGACGAGACGGAAACCACATTGGCGTTTGCTGATTTGCCAATTCGTTCCGGCGAATGGATTCCAATTCGGATTCAACTGGCTGGGGCCAAGCTGCAAGTCTGGATCGATAACTCCGACGAACCACAGATGACCGCCGTTGATCCCCGACCTATCGATCATGCCGGCTATGTGGGTCTCAGGACTTGGGTTGCCGGTCTTAGTTTTCGTGATTTGCTGCTGACTACCGAGGGTAAAACCGCAGCGGTTGAGACCGCTGCTGACGGTAATGCTCATCGGCGTGCTCTTGTAGCATTGTGTAACTTGATTTTGAATCTGAATGAATTTATCTACGTTGATTAG
- a CDS encoding HEAT repeat domain-containing protein, translating into MFRYFQPLLILFLLPTLAVAQRNLTDIPVPDPEIERRQLQVDPEFEVNLYAANPLLAKPIQMNFDEQGRLWVASSELYPQIRPGQAANDKVLVIEDTDQDGQADKTTVFADGLLIPTGVLPGDQGCYVANSTELLHLSDSDGDGRADQRRVVLSGFGTEDTHHILHTLRWGPEGLMHMNQSIYIHSHIETPYGVRRMNGGGVWTFRPSTMELETLTLGLVNPWGTAWDRQGATFETDGAGGDGIVYVFPGFVGVTSPNAQQIMKGLNPGKPKLCGLAVVGGSHLPDDWQGNLIANDFRAHRVCRYVVNEDGSGFKSKEMDELIKTRHVAFRPIDVKMGPDGAIYIADWYNPIIQHGEVDFRDERRDHVHGRIWRVTAKGRPLVPRVDMLDMPTEQLVSYLGSNEPWQRQSARTILKSKDLEDVLPALGRWVDDLSADDDQNRLEALWAYQTLDVPDSSLLARVLASEDGRLRAGATRVIYHWHSRLSDPIDWLAPLVADPHPRVRLEAVRALSRLSDPNACQVAMRALDLPRDSFLNFCLWKTARDLEPVWMPALRRGEIDFDGNATHLTYALQAIESSDAVPILMELLSSGQLDPQRTRNVLKVMARIGAGSELRYVLEAALAPNVRGESRIELLDALVAAKRQRNVMPAGDLSFLKEYLAKDTEASASLVKAVGAWQLSPMEEHVISIAADSSKPTKQRSAAILALSELGGEQCKDVLDQLCRKSDPLQVEAVAAMIRLQPAEGVKRLTEELLKVEEVDPTLALQAMLTQKGAADLLVRQLAGQTITRDAAMLALRTVGSSGLNSPELDAALRAAGRVDETRWRLTAEQKDELLSDVGKIGDAARGEQVFRRANLNCQKCHAIGGAGGEVGPDLVSIGASAQPDYLLESLLEPNKKIKENYHSQIVETDDGKILTGIKLRETDTDLILRNAEDQVFTIPLQKIEDRVDGGSLMPESLMESLTRQEVVDLVRFLSELGKVGGAYTVSNRPYLRSWRALDSTSANSRMLRLRGIKHAAEADNQLDWSPCYSLVAGAMRLIDLPSNAIAPDDQRVFLQYAFETDRPGRHQLQLDDVSGLLLWFNDEQLSPSETIDLEVPVGKHRITIAVDAKQRTSNLSVILVDGLDREK; encoded by the coding sequence ATGTTCCGATATTTTCAACCTCTGTTAATTCTTTTCCTGCTTCCAACGCTTGCCGTCGCACAACGCAATTTGACCGACATTCCCGTTCCCGATCCGGAAATTGAGCGTCGGCAATTGCAAGTTGATCCGGAATTCGAAGTGAATCTTTACGCGGCAAATCCGCTCTTGGCCAAGCCGATTCAAATGAATTTTGACGAGCAGGGGCGACTTTGGGTGGCTTCCAGTGAGCTCTATCCCCAGATTCGTCCGGGACAAGCGGCCAATGACAAGGTTTTGGTCATTGAAGATACGGATCAGGATGGCCAAGCTGACAAGACAACCGTGTTCGCTGATGGTTTGTTGATTCCAACTGGTGTCTTGCCGGGTGACCAGGGTTGTTACGTGGCGAACAGTACCGAGTTGTTGCATTTGAGCGACAGTGACGGTGACGGGCGTGCCGATCAACGACGTGTTGTTTTGTCGGGATTTGGTACGGAGGACACTCATCATATCCTGCACACTCTGCGCTGGGGTCCGGAGGGACTCATGCACATGAATCAATCGATCTACATTCACTCGCATATCGAAACTCCGTACGGAGTGCGGCGGATGAATGGAGGCGGCGTGTGGACTTTTCGACCGTCCACCATGGAATTAGAGACTTTAACACTTGGATTAGTGAATCCCTGGGGAACCGCTTGGGATCGACAGGGTGCAACCTTTGAGACGGATGGTGCTGGTGGTGATGGGATCGTCTATGTCTTCCCTGGATTTGTTGGCGTGACTTCGCCCAACGCCCAACAAATTATGAAAGGTTTGAATCCGGGCAAGCCGAAATTATGTGGTTTGGCCGTTGTGGGTGGATCTCATCTTCCAGATGATTGGCAAGGCAACCTGATCGCCAATGATTTTCGAGCACATCGTGTCTGTCGTTATGTTGTGAACGAGGACGGCAGCGGTTTCAAATCAAAGGAAATGGATGAGCTGATAAAGACCCGCCACGTCGCTTTCCGGCCAATCGACGTCAAAATGGGACCCGATGGAGCGATTTATATTGCAGATTGGTACAACCCGATCATTCAACATGGTGAAGTCGACTTTCGAGACGAACGGCGTGACCACGTTCATGGTCGGATCTGGCGGGTGACCGCGAAAGGACGCCCCTTGGTTCCGAGAGTTGATATGCTCGATATGCCCACCGAACAGCTGGTCAGCTACTTGGGTTCCAATGAGCCATGGCAGCGGCAAAGTGCCCGAACAATCTTGAAGTCCAAAGATTTGGAGGATGTGCTGCCGGCCTTGGGGCGGTGGGTAGATGACTTGTCCGCAGACGATGATCAGAATCGTTTGGAAGCGCTTTGGGCCTATCAGACGCTGGATGTGCCTGATTCCAGTTTGCTCGCTCGAGTCTTGGCATCCGAGGATGGTCGTCTACGAGCCGGTGCGACGCGAGTCATCTATCATTGGCACAGCCGTCTATCAGATCCGATCGATTGGTTGGCACCACTGGTTGCTGATCCTCATCCTCGTGTCCGACTTGAAGCTGTTCGTGCGCTGAGTCGATTGTCGGATCCGAATGCCTGCCAAGTGGCGATGCGTGCACTCGATCTGCCTCGTGATTCGTTCCTGAATTTCTGCCTCTGGAAGACTGCTCGTGATTTAGAGCCAGTTTGGATGCCGGCTTTGCGACGCGGTGAAATCGATTTCGACGGCAACGCGACTCATCTAACCTATGCTTTGCAGGCGATCGAGTCATCCGACGCGGTGCCTATTCTGATGGAGTTATTGAGTTCCGGCCAACTGGATCCACAACGCACGCGGAATGTGCTGAAGGTCATGGCGCGTATCGGAGCGGGATCCGAATTGCGTTATGTCTTGGAAGCCGCTCTGGCGCCAAACGTTCGTGGAGAATCGAGAATTGAATTGCTTGACGCTTTGGTAGCCGCCAAACGGCAACGGAATGTAATGCCGGCTGGCGATCTTTCTTTTCTCAAGGAATACCTTGCCAAGGATACTGAGGCGTCAGCGAGTCTTGTGAAAGCCGTGGGGGCCTGGCAGTTGAGTCCGATGGAGGAGCATGTGATTTCTATTGCAGCTGATTCTAGCAAGCCAACCAAGCAACGCTCTGCAGCGATTCTTGCCCTCTCAGAGCTTGGCGGCGAGCAATGCAAGGACGTGCTTGATCAGCTCTGTCGAAAATCAGATCCGTTGCAGGTCGAGGCCGTGGCTGCCATGATCCGGCTTCAGCCAGCCGAAGGCGTCAAGCGACTCACGGAAGAATTGTTGAAGGTGGAAGAAGTTGATCCGACCCTGGCCTTGCAGGCCATGTTGACTCAAAAGGGAGCCGCAGATCTGTTGGTGCGCCAGTTAGCCGGGCAGACCATTACACGCGATGCCGCGATGCTTGCGCTCCGAACGGTCGGCAGTTCCGGGCTAAATTCGCCTGAACTTGACGCCGCTTTACGCGCCGCGGGGCGCGTCGATGAGACGCGATGGCGATTGACCGCTGAACAAAAAGATGAGCTATTATCCGATGTCGGGAAGATCGGAGACGCTGCCAGAGGCGAACAGGTGTTTCGTCGGGCTAATTTGAATTGCCAAAAGTGCCACGCCATCGGTGGCGCGGGTGGCGAAGTCGGTCCCGATCTCGTCAGCATCGGTGCGAGCGCCCAACCGGACTACCTATTGGAGTCGCTGCTCGAACCTAACAAGAAGATCAAAGAAAACTATCATTCTCAAATTGTTGAAACGGATGACGGCAAAATCCTAACAGGAATTAAGCTTCGTGAGACCGATACCGATTTGATTCTGCGAAATGCCGAAGATCAGGTTTTCACCATTCCATTACAGAAGATTGAAGATCGAGTCGATGGCGGTAGTCTAATGCCGGAGTCGTTAATGGAATCTTTAACACGGCAAGAGGTCGTTGATCTGGTGCGTTTTCTAAGTGAGTTAGGCAAGGTCGGTGGCGCCTACACCGTCTCAAACCGACCCTATCTGCGTTCATGGCGAGCGCTAGATTCAACGTCGGCGAACTCTCGCATGCTGCGGCTGCGAGGAATTAAACATGCAGCCGAGGCTGACAATCAACTTGATTGGAGCCCTTGTTACTCGTTGGTCGCCGGTGCAATGCGGCTTATCGACTTGCCTAGCAATGCCATCGCGCCCGACGATCAACGCGTTTTCTTGCAATACGCGTTCGAAACGGATCGACCCGGACGACATCAATTGCAGCTTGACGATGTCTCAGGATTGTTGCTCTGGTTCAATGACGAACAGCTTTCCCCGTCGGAAACGATCGACCTGGAAGTTCCCGTCGGCAAACACCGAATTACGATTGCCGTCGACGCTAAACAGCGAACGAGTAATCTGTCGGTGATTCTTGTGGATGGATTGGATCGTGAAAAATAA
- a CDS encoding GDSL-type esterase/lipase family protein, with protein sequence MDRIIFLLLFCVCCWPAMGTASEVPTAQWIWGTPGGNEKAQAGRCEFQYQFSLAKPKQGELIITCDNQYLVRINGRLVGMGDDWEEQERYDVSELLKDGENTIYVRCRNTDAGPAGLLAQLSVESENGSQTIVTDDRWEAKVQHAGTWDPTIIRRTPWTPVHRLGTAGETDPWGKVRLAEKVQVVRPSVSFGTGPLQLESGDRVLFVGSTLIERAQKYGLIEQALTTRFPNQHVLFRNLGWSGDTVFGHARARFGTVADGFDHLETHVFAEKPNLILVGYGTNEAFAGEAGLDEFVQGLHLLVDTLSSTGARIALLSPVRQENLGSPLPDPTEQNRRISLYRDAIRQVAEDRRCGFIDLYALVKPTSERKLTDNGMHLTPHGYAVAARAFEAGFAWPDRQRRLVADWQAKSIEAEGAMVTDVSAADQELQFDVLDVMLPSPITNADSHAERTLTVQGLPPGQYQLAIDGGVITVADQQRWQNGVAIVSGPEIEQANRLQETINQKNELYFHRWRPQNETYLFLFRKHEQGNNAVEISQFDPLIESKEQEIATLRVPQTHHYRFRRIE encoded by the coding sequence GTGGATCGGATTATTTTTCTTCTTTTGTTTTGTGTTTGCTGTTGGCCCGCCATGGGGACGGCGAGCGAAGTTCCAACCGCTCAATGGATATGGGGTACCCCCGGCGGGAATGAAAAAGCTCAAGCGGGGCGTTGCGAGTTTCAGTACCAATTCTCATTGGCGAAACCGAAGCAGGGCGAATTGATAATTACCTGTGACAATCAATATCTCGTTCGGATTAATGGGCGACTGGTTGGGATGGGCGACGATTGGGAAGAACAGGAGCGATACGATGTTTCGGAACTTCTGAAAGACGGTGAGAATACGATCTACGTTCGCTGCCGTAACACCGATGCAGGTCCCGCTGGTTTGCTCGCTCAGTTATCGGTTGAATCCGAAAATGGATCGCAAACAATCGTTACCGACGATCGCTGGGAAGCGAAAGTTCAGCATGCAGGGACTTGGGATCCTACCATCATTCGTCGCACACCCTGGACTCCCGTTCATCGTCTTGGCACGGCCGGGGAGACAGATCCGTGGGGAAAGGTTCGCTTGGCCGAAAAGGTCCAGGTTGTTCGGCCTTCGGTGTCTTTTGGTACCGGACCGCTACAACTGGAATCAGGAGACCGAGTCCTGTTTGTGGGTAGCACGCTCATCGAACGGGCACAAAAATACGGGCTGATTGAGCAGGCGTTGACCACGCGTTTTCCCAATCAACATGTTCTGTTTCGGAATTTAGGCTGGAGCGGGGATACGGTATTCGGTCACGCCCGAGCGCGGTTTGGAACGGTTGCCGATGGGTTTGACCATCTTGAAACGCATGTGTTCGCAGAAAAGCCAAATTTGATTCTCGTTGGTTACGGTACAAACGAAGCTTTTGCTGGAGAAGCGGGACTCGATGAGTTTGTGCAGGGACTGCACCTGCTTGTCGACACACTGTCCAGTACGGGGGCTCGGATTGCCCTCCTTTCGCCGGTGCGGCAAGAAAATCTCGGTTCTCCGCTGCCCGATCCGACGGAGCAGAATCGGCGTATCTCGCTCTACCGCGACGCGATTCGTCAGGTGGCTGAAGATCGTCGTTGTGGTTTTATTGATCTGTATGCTTTGGTGAAGCCAACGAGTGAGCGAAAGCTGACTGATAACGGCATGCACTTGACGCCCCACGGTTACGCGGTCGCGGCTCGCGCTTTCGAAGCAGGCTTTGCTTGGCCCGATCGGCAACGGCGGCTTGTCGCTGATTGGCAGGCGAAATCGATCGAAGCCGAAGGAGCTATGGTGACAGATGTTTCTGCCGCCGATCAAGAATTGCAGTTTGATGTGCTTGACGTGATGTTGCCGTCACCAATAACGAATGCCGATTCTCACGCGGAAAGGACGTTGACAGTCCAGGGACTTCCTCCTGGACAGTATCAGCTGGCGATTGATGGCGGCGTGATTACTGTCGCTGATCAGCAACGCTGGCAAAACGGTGTGGCGATTGTTTCAGGGCCAGAAATCGAGCAGGCAAATCGTTTGCAAGAGACGATCAACCAAAAGAATGAATTGTACTTTCACCGTTGGCGTCCACAAAATGAGACCTACCTGTTCCTGTTTCGTAAACACGAACAGGGTAACAATGCGGTTGAAATTTCTCAGTTCGATCCGTTGATTGAATCAAAGGAACAAGAAATTGCCACGCTTCGTGTGCCCCAAACTCATCATTATCGCTTCCGCCGCATCGAATAG
- a CDS encoding glucose 1-dehydrogenase: MSDRLFSVADQVVVVSGGSRGIGKSIAAGFAQRSEHVIVTGRNEEVLQKTKEEIQVKPESVSTAICDVSEADQIRNFVDQVIRDHGRIDTLVNVAGVNRRKPALEITDDDYDFVMNINLRGAFQLSREVGKHMVGRESGSQINITSLNNDRPLRNVSPYAMSKAAMGQMTKALALEWGPHGVRVNGLAPGFILTDLTQKLWSNPTMQQWGTSNTPQRRMGVPEDMIGTAIFLASPAAAFMTGQVLYVDGGFTAGWAWPIDDDNA, encoded by the coding sequence ATGAGCGATCGATTATTCTCCGTTGCGGACCAAGTCGTTGTTGTGTCGGGTGGGAGTCGGGGCATCGGCAAATCCATTGCAGCCGGATTCGCTCAGCGATCGGAACATGTGATCGTCACCGGCCGCAACGAAGAAGTTCTACAGAAAACAAAAGAAGAGATTCAAGTAAAGCCGGAGAGCGTAAGCACAGCCATTTGCGATGTCTCCGAAGCTGATCAAATTCGAAACTTTGTCGACCAAGTTATTCGTGACCACGGACGGATCGATACGTTAGTCAACGTCGCGGGGGTCAACCGCCGAAAACCGGCCCTCGAGATAACCGATGACGACTATGATTTCGTTATGAACATCAATCTCAGGGGCGCGTTTCAACTTTCACGCGAGGTTGGCAAGCATATGGTCGGGCGAGAATCTGGCAGTCAGATCAACATTACGTCCCTCAACAATGATCGCCCCTTGCGTAACGTGTCGCCCTACGCGATGAGTAAAGCGGCAATGGGGCAAATGACCAAAGCGTTGGCACTGGAATGGGGGCCGCATGGCGTGCGGGTAAACGGCCTGGCTCCGGGATTCATTCTGACTGACTTGACTCAAAAATTGTGGTCCAATCCAACGATGCAGCAGTGGGGAACCAGCAATACGCCTCAACGCCGCATGGGTGTTCCCGAGGACATGATTGGTACAGCCATCTTTCTCGCATCACCAGCTGCAGCTTTCATGACCGGTCAAGTTCTTTACGTCGACGGTGGTTTCACGGCGGGCTGGGCGTGGCCGATCGACGATGATAACGCGTAG
- the ggt gene encoding gamma-glutamyltransferase produces MNRLLAIVIITLYLLPTQLTADSATGQHGMVATVQPIATDAALRTFQSGGNAVDAAIAAALTLGVVDGHNSGIGGGCFILIRKPDGTLLAIDGRETAPALATRDMYMREGRVRPELSRTGVLAIGVPGALQAYERALTKAGRRNLSELLLPAADIAEAGFPIDRVMARNLKGTVNDLARFPATREIFLKSNGAPYEAGEPLIQLDLAKTYREIAKHGIDWFYQGPYARKVSSWMKQNQGLISFEDFRNYQAQETSPIQSTYRGYQIVGFPSPSSGGIHVAQILNILENFQLRDLYESNQTVFTNVIAEAMKLAFADRAYWLGDADFAQVPRGLVTKEYGKELATRIKPDSVIQVSKHGTPPNWETDFFRRHTTHIATADAEGYWVAITATVNTSFGSKVVVPGTGVVLNNEMDDFSSQPGTPNAFGLVGSENNSIAPGKRPLSSMSPTIVLKDGQPVMTLGAAGGPKIITQVVLGIVRVIDLGWSIDQAVGGARWHHQWLPNRLFVESAFPGEVLSALRERGQVAERLKHGGVMQAILRSPNGNFHGVSDPRVPGKAAGW; encoded by the coding sequence ATGAATCGCCTACTCGCTATCGTCATCATTACACTTTACCTGCTTCCCACACAGCTCACCGCGGACTCGGCAACGGGCCAGCATGGCATGGTCGCAACCGTCCAGCCAATCGCAACGGACGCAGCCTTAAGAACCTTTCAATCGGGGGGCAATGCGGTCGACGCTGCCATTGCAGCGGCACTCACACTGGGTGTGGTGGATGGACACAACTCGGGGATCGGCGGTGGCTGTTTCATTTTGATTCGCAAACCCGATGGAACTCTGTTGGCCATCGATGGTCGAGAAACAGCCCCGGCACTTGCCACACGAGACATGTACATGCGAGAGGGTCGCGTCCGCCCGGAACTCAGTCGAACGGGCGTTTTAGCGATTGGCGTCCCCGGTGCGTTGCAGGCCTATGAACGGGCACTCACCAAAGCAGGTCGTCGCAATTTATCAGAACTGCTGTTACCCGCGGCAGATATCGCCGAAGCCGGTTTTCCGATCGACCGCGTGATGGCCCGCAACCTGAAGGGAACAGTGAATGACTTGGCTCGCTTCCCAGCAACCCGAGAGATTTTCCTCAAATCGAATGGTGCCCCCTACGAAGCGGGCGAACCCTTGATTCAATTGGATTTGGCCAAGACCTATCGGGAAATCGCTAAACATGGTATCGACTGGTTTTACCAGGGCCCCTATGCGAGAAAGGTCTCCTCCTGGATGAAGCAAAACCAAGGCTTAATCTCATTCGAAGATTTCCGCAACTATCAGGCTCAGGAAACCAGTCCGATTCAAAGCACTTATCGGGGTTACCAAATCGTCGGCTTTCCGTCACCAAGTTCTGGCGGGATTCACGTCGCACAAATCTTAAACATCCTGGAGAATTTCCAGCTTCGTGATCTCTACGAATCGAATCAAACCGTCTTCACCAATGTGATTGCCGAAGCGATGAAGCTTGCCTTTGCGGATCGTGCCTACTGGTTAGGAGACGCTGATTTCGCCCAAGTACCGCGAGGATTAGTTACAAAAGAATACGGCAAGGAATTAGCCACTCGCATCAAACCTGACTCCGTCATCCAGGTCTCAAAACATGGCACGCCTCCAAACTGGGAAACCGATTTTTTTCGTCGCCACACGACACACATTGCAACCGCAGACGCGGAAGGTTATTGGGTCGCGATCACGGCCACCGTCAACACATCATTTGGCTCGAAGGTCGTCGTGCCGGGAACGGGTGTCGTTCTGAACAACGAGATGGACGACTTTTCGAGCCAACCAGGTACACCGAACGCATTCGGACTGGTCGGCAGTGAAAACAATTCGATTGCCCCCGGAAAACGTCCACTTTCCAGCATGAGCCCCACCATTGTTCTCAAGGATGGTCAACCCGTAATGACACTCGGCGCGGCTGGCGGCCCCAAAATCATCACCCAAGTTGTCCTGGGAATTGTGCGTGTAATCGATTTGGGATGGTCGATTGATCAGGCCGTCGGCGGCGCAAGATGGCATCACCAATGGCTGCCAAATCGTCTCTTCGTGGAAAGCGCGTTCCCCGGCGAAGTGCTGAGCGCCCTTCGTGAGCGGGGGCAGGTGGCTGAACGATTGAAACACGGAGGCGTGATGCAAGCCATCTTGCGCTCACCCAACGGCAACTTCCACGGAGTCAGTGACCCGCGTGTACCCGGAAAAGCCGCCGGCTGGTAG